Below is a window of Lentimicrobium sp. L6 DNA.
ATTTGATGAGGTAAAACCAGCTTATAAAGTCATGTCTTTCGATGGAAACAAACCTAAAGATTCATTAACATTCTATAATGCCTATAATAAAGGTGCATATGTAGGAACTGCAGTGAACACGTATACTATGATGGGATTTAGTGGTTTAATCAAACTCATGGTAGGTTTTAAACCCGATGGAGTTATTTCTAATATCTCTGTATTGGAACATAAAGAAACTCCAGGTTTGGGAACTAAAATGGCAGACCCTAAATTTAAAGATCAGTTTGAGAATAAAAATCCAGCTACCTTCAATTTAAAAGTCACTAAAGATGGTGGAGAAATT
It encodes the following:
- a CDS encoding RnfABCDGE type electron transport complex subunit G encodes the protein MAKKQSTFINMVYVLFLVAAIAGLALGAVYNVTKEPIELAKKAKIENAIKVVLPEFDEVKPAYKVMSFDGNKPKDSLTFYNAYNKGAYVGTAVNTYTMMGFSGLIKLMVGFKPDGVISNISVLEHKETPGLGTKMADPKFKDQFENKNPATFNLKVTKDGGEIDAITAATISSRAFSDATERAYKTFELNKGGKK